In Gigantopelta aegis isolate Gae_Host chromosome 6, Gae_host_genome, whole genome shotgun sequence, the following are encoded in one genomic region:
- the LOC121375219 gene encoding uncharacterized protein LOC121375219 isoform X1 gives MNSHENRKCSGVDEISCGQWNSKKRKMDTAEDVSQTLSYSNSGSNHSCRPNFLPIRRTNCIYHTEDWEPSGTALFKPLLEDILINTLKHDQISCMEGSYFIADNHGNYQQKVTGHTVHLWRYDKQGKKLYISRSFLFTNLQEYLVVQQFLQRL, from the exons ATGAACTCACACGAAAATAGGAAGTGCAGTGGTGTAGATGAAATTTCCTGTGGTCAGTGGAACAGTAAGAAGAGGAAAATGGATACCGCTGAAGATGTGTCGCAAACTCTCAGTTATTCCAACTCTGGAAGCA ATCATTCATGTCGACCTAACTTCTTACCTATCAGAAGAACCAATTGTATCTACCACACTGAGGACTGGGAACCATCTGGCACAGCCTTGTTTAAACCTCTTTTAGAAGATATTCTAATCAACACATTGAAACATGATCAGATCAGCTGTATGGAGGGCAGCTATTTCATTGCTGACAACCATGGAAACTATCAACAGAAGGTGACAG GTCATACTGTCCACTTGTGGAGATACGATAAACAGGggaaaaaattatacatttccAGATCATTTCTCTTCACGAATTTACAG gagTATCTTGTTGTGCAGCAGTTTTTGCAGAGACTGTGA
- the LOC121375219 gene encoding uncharacterized protein LOC121375219 isoform X2: protein MANQIKKTDHSCRPNFLPIRRTNCIYHTEDWEPSGTALFKPLLEDILINTLKHDQISCMEGSYFIADNHGNYQQKVTGHTVHLWRYDKQGKKLYISRSFLFTNLQEYLVVQQFLQRL, encoded by the exons ATGGCAAATCAAATCAAAAAGACAG ATCATTCATGTCGACCTAACTTCTTACCTATCAGAAGAACCAATTGTATCTACCACACTGAGGACTGGGAACCATCTGGCACAGCCTTGTTTAAACCTCTTTTAGAAGATATTCTAATCAACACATTGAAACATGATCAGATCAGCTGTATGGAGGGCAGCTATTTCATTGCTGACAACCATGGAAACTATCAACAGAAGGTGACAG GTCATACTGTCCACTTGTGGAGATACGATAAACAGGggaaaaaattatacatttccAGATCATTTCTCTTCACGAATTTACAG gagTATCTTGTTGTGCAGCAGTTTTTGCAGAGACTGTGA
- the LOC121375362 gene encoding uncharacterized protein LOC121375362 isoform X2 produces the protein MSPQTKFNCAKNWRMHNKTCLIYVDHPKSFRIARRDCRMRNGDLVMLETQKKINFVTDELLASDAWVGLRRSSERPRSFVWYIDPQQPLPGYIRSKKQDRCIFLKPNGQLQSTHECSEKRTYICQSQACTSLKGCSEYNAIDRRRRSKINKEDIDGLSSQIRVLPSVKDEEKATSKQNNWALRAQGPLLYLNPVTCSLFIILLTIFLALYVIFIKSLKKSVDQIKEDMSRQRDRTRFIDGSVYCSLPFNA, from the exons ATGAGTCCACAGA CAAAGTTCAACTGTGCGAAAAACTGGCGTATGCACAACAAAACATGCTTGATCTACGTCGACCATCCAAAATCATTCAGAATTGCAAGGAGAGATTGTAGAATGAGAAATGGCGATCTTGTTATGCTGGAAACTCAAAAAAAGATTAACTTTGTTACTG ACGAGTTGCTAGCCAGCGATGCTTGGGTTGGATTACGTCGCAGTTCCGAGAGACCCAGATCCTTTGTTTGGTACATCGACCCACAACAG CCTCTTCCTGGTTACATTCGTTCAAAGAAACAAGATCGGTGTATTTTCTTAAAACCAAATGGTCAGTTACAATCCACTCACGAGTGTTCCGAAAAGCGAACATACATTTGCCAATCTCAGGCTTGTACGTCATTGAAG GGTTGTTCGGAATATAATGCAATTGATCGACGTCGCAGatcaaaaattaacaaagaagATATTGATGGTTTGTCTTCTCAAATTAGAGTCCTACCAAGTGTCAAAGATGAAG AAAAAGctacatcaaaacaaaataactgggCGTTACGGGCGCAAGGTCCACTGCTGTACCTGAATCCAGTGACATGTTCCCTCTTCATCATCCTGCTTACCATATTCCTGGCGCTGTACGTCATCTTCATCAAGTCTCTGAAGAAGTCCGTGGACCAGATCAAGGAAGACATGAGCAGACAGCGTGACAGGACACGCTTCATCGACGGCAGTGTTTATTGTAGTCTACCATTTAATGCATAG
- the LOC121375362 gene encoding uncharacterized protein LOC121375362 isoform X1 produces the protein MAVLDFSLLFVTIWILNSSVLTVPQNSAKFNCAKNWRMHNKTCLIYVDHPKSFRIARRDCRMRNGDLVMLETQKKINFVTDELLASDAWVGLRRSSERPRSFVWYIDPQQPLPGYIRSKKQDRCIFLKPNGQLQSTHECSEKRTYICQSQACTSLKGCSEYNAIDRRRRSKINKEDIDGLSSQIRVLPSVKDEEKATSKQNNWALRAQGPLLYLNPVTCSLFIILLTIFLALYVIFIKSLKKSVDQIKEDMSRQRDRTRFIDGSVYCSLPFNA, from the exons ATGGCAGTCTTGGACTTTTCTCTATTGTTTGTTACGATTTGGATTTTAAATTCTTCAGTTCTTACAGTCCCACAGAATTCCG CAAAGTTCAACTGTGCGAAAAACTGGCGTATGCACAACAAAACATGCTTGATCTACGTCGACCATCCAAAATCATTCAGAATTGCAAGGAGAGATTGTAGAATGAGAAATGGCGATCTTGTTATGCTGGAAACTCAAAAAAAGATTAACTTTGTTACTG ACGAGTTGCTAGCCAGCGATGCTTGGGTTGGATTACGTCGCAGTTCCGAGAGACCCAGATCCTTTGTTTGGTACATCGACCCACAACAG CCTCTTCCTGGTTACATTCGTTCAAAGAAACAAGATCGGTGTATTTTCTTAAAACCAAATGGTCAGTTACAATCCACTCACGAGTGTTCCGAAAAGCGAACATACATTTGCCAATCTCAGGCTTGTACGTCATTGAAG GGTTGTTCGGAATATAATGCAATTGATCGACGTCGCAGatcaaaaattaacaaagaagATATTGATGGTTTGTCTTCTCAAATTAGAGTCCTACCAAGTGTCAAAGATGAAG AAAAAGctacatcaaaacaaaataactgggCGTTACGGGCGCAAGGTCCACTGCTGTACCTGAATCCAGTGACATGTTCCCTCTTCATCATCCTGCTTACCATATTCCTGGCGCTGTACGTCATCTTCATCAAGTCTCTGAAGAAGTCCGTGGACCAGATCAAGGAAGACATGAGCAGACAGCGTGACAGGACACGCTTCATCGACGGCAGTGTTTATTGTAGTCTACCATTTAATGCATAG